One genomic segment of Streptomyces sp. NBC_00239 includes these proteins:
- a CDS encoding PP2C family protein-serine/threonine phosphatase yields MTRTRTRCTAPGDVSQFRRMAVVAWGGAAVSWQLCAPAPDALLARLVSVAAFLLLATGTALYIRQCLLGELRRTQEIAGAAQQVLLRPLPPRMEGLALAAAQLSASRGAAVGGDLYEAVATPYGVRLVIGDVRGHGLPALGAAAAVLGSFREAAHDEQQLAAVLRRMERALQRYLRERVRAEHPAACAGEPESPVAEEFVTVLLLEIAPDGRLQALNCGHPWPYRLRRLPGECPAGRDGYAEVLSGEDPLPPLGAFPLPADLPAQLRSRLLPDEALFLHTDGAEDARDHTGGYFPLRAALTEAAGAAGALSPAGLVAGVHAALLRHTSGRLADDVALLVVRNDRRLVPAPPHGQAVCRAATPHGT; encoded by the coding sequence ATGACCCGTACGAGGACGCGGTGCACCGCGCCCGGTGATGTGTCCCAGTTCCGCCGGATGGCCGTGGTGGCCTGGGGCGGCGCGGCGGTCTCCTGGCAGCTGTGCGCCCCCGCCCCGGACGCGCTGCTCGCCCGGCTGGTGAGCGTCGCCGCGTTCCTGCTGCTGGCCACCGGCACCGCGCTGTACATCCGGCAGTGCCTGCTCGGCGAGCTGCGCCGCACCCAGGAGATCGCCGGAGCCGCCCAGCAGGTGCTGCTGCGGCCGCTGCCGCCCCGGATGGAGGGGCTGGCCCTGGCGGCCGCCCAGCTGTCCGCGAGCCGCGGCGCGGCGGTCGGCGGCGACCTGTACGAGGCGGTGGCCACCCCCTACGGGGTCCGGCTGGTCATCGGGGACGTACGCGGGCACGGGCTGCCCGCGCTCGGCGCGGCCGCCGCCGTCCTCGGCAGCTTCCGGGAGGCCGCCCACGACGAACAGCAGCTCGCCGCGGTGCTGCGCCGGATGGAACGGGCCCTCCAGCGCTACCTGCGGGAGCGGGTCCGGGCGGAACACCCGGCGGCCTGCGCAGGGGAGCCGGAGAGCCCGGTCGCCGAGGAGTTCGTGACGGTCCTGCTGCTGGAGATCGCCCCCGACGGGCGGCTGCAGGCGCTCAACTGCGGGCACCCCTGGCCCTACCGGCTCCGCCGGCTGCCGGGGGAGTGCCCGGCCGGCCGGGACGGGTACGCCGAAGTCCTGTCGGGCGAGGACCCGCTGCCGCCGCTCGGCGCCTTCCCGCTGCCCGCCGACCTGCCGGCCCAGCTGCGGTCCCGGCTGCTCCCCGACGAGGCGCTGTTCCTGCACACGGACGGGGCCGAGGACGCCCGCGACCACACCGGCGGGTACTTCCCGCTGCGCGCCGCCCTCACCGAGGCGGCCGGCGCCGCGGGTGCGCTCTCGCCGGCCGGCCTGGTGGCCGGCGTCCACGCCGCGCTGCTACGCCACACCAGCGGGCGACTCGCCGACGATGTCGCCCTGCTGGTGGTGCGCAACGACCGCCGCCTGGTGCCCGCACCACCGCACGGGCAGGCGGTGTGCCGGGCAGCGACTCCGCACGGGACCTGA
- a CDS encoding transcriptional regulator — MQQHNALLDALLVEAGMSHAGLAAHVNQAGRARGLALRYEHTAVARWLKGQRPRGQVPDLICEVLARRLKRTLSLDDIGLGVPGLPAAEAHGCPLSGFVDRATALWRCDVQGRPQQLAAAAVTGTPAVIPVWEWENPPEDADVSRSGPTRVGPEHIEILRAARAHYELMYRRAGGLATRARIVRFLGSEAAPLLRGSYSDDLGRQLHRASGSLVAVAGICAYDSDAHGLAQRYFHQALRLAKASGDRGLGAYVIALIVNQSLHLREFRQAVAFAEAALRSAGRHTTPALAADLYAMQAKAYAQLGDTPAALACIGRAEAAAERIRRGAEPAETGYVQPGLVNVQVAEALLSLGDLPAAYEQAAAAAGTPAHDRGRVHRLAMLCEIQLRQGEAERAVAAAAEMAERARGMESHRLRDRLRAVREQLLTSGCTGAEETAELIDGALRVPL; from the coding sequence ATGCAGCAGCACAACGCCCTGCTCGACGCCCTCCTCGTGGAGGCGGGCATGTCCCACGCCGGTCTGGCCGCGCACGTGAACCAGGCGGGCCGGGCCCGCGGACTCGCGTTGCGCTACGAGCACACCGCGGTGGCCCGCTGGCTGAAGGGCCAGCGCCCCCGCGGCCAGGTGCCCGACCTGATCTGCGAGGTGCTCGCCCGCCGGCTGAAGCGGACGCTGAGCCTGGACGACATCGGCCTCGGCGTGCCGGGCCTGCCCGCCGCGGAGGCGCACGGTTGCCCGCTGAGCGGCTTCGTGGACCGGGCCACCGCCCTGTGGCGGTGCGACGTACAGGGCCGCCCGCAGCAGCTCGCGGCGGCGGCCGTGACGGGTACGCCCGCCGTCATACCGGTGTGGGAGTGGGAGAACCCGCCCGAGGACGCCGACGTCTCGCGCTCCGGGCCCACCCGGGTCGGCCCGGAGCACATCGAGATCCTGCGGGCGGCCCGCGCGCACTACGAGCTGATGTACCGCCGGGCGGGCGGCCTGGCGACCCGGGCCCGGATCGTGCGGTTCCTCGGCAGCGAGGCCGCCCCGCTGCTGCGCGGCAGCTACTCCGACGACCTCGGCCGCCAACTGCACCGGGCCTCCGGCTCGCTGGTGGCCGTGGCCGGCATCTGCGCGTACGACTCGGACGCGCACGGGCTCGCCCAGCGCTACTTCCACCAGGCGCTGCGCCTGGCGAAGGCCAGCGGGGACCGGGGGCTCGGCGCGTACGTCATCGCGCTGATCGTCAACCAGTCGCTGCACCTGCGGGAGTTCCGGCAGGCGGTGGCCTTCGCGGAGGCGGCGCTGCGGTCCGCGGGCCGGCACACCACCCCGGCGCTGGCCGCGGACCTGTACGCGATGCAGGCGAAGGCGTACGCGCAACTCGGGGACACCCCGGCCGCGTTGGCCTGCATCGGGCGGGCCGAGGCGGCCGCGGAGCGGATCCGGCGCGGCGCCGAGCCGGCCGAGACCGGCTACGTCCAGCCGGGGCTGGTGAACGTCCAGGTGGCGGAGGCGCTGCTGAGTCTGGGGGACCTTCCGGCCGCGTACGAGCAGGCGGCCGCGGCGGCGGGGACGCCGGCGCACGACCGGGGCCGGGTGCACCGGCTGGCGATGCTCTGCGAGATCCAGCTGCGGCAGGGCGAAGCGGAACGCGCGGTGGCGGCGGCGGCCGAGATGGCGGAGCGGGCCCGGGGGATGGAGTCGCACCGGCTGCGGGACCGGCTGCGGGCGGTCCGGGAACAGCTCCTGACCAGCGGTTGTACCGGGGCGGAGGAGACCGCCGAGCTCATCGACGGAGCGCTGCGCGTTCCCCTGTGA
- a CDS encoding NUDIX hydrolase, translating to MQWTNLSEQNVYGNRWFRVNLADVELPDGRHLDHFVIRMRPVAVATAVNGANEVLLLWRHRFITDSWGWELPAGVVEDGEDIARAAAREMEEESGWRPGPLHHLMTVEPSNGLTDARHHLYWADGATYTGHPEDDFESSRREWVPLKLVPDMIARGEVPAANMAAGLLMLHHLRLG from the coding sequence GTGCAGTGGACGAATCTGAGTGAGCAGAACGTGTACGGGAATCGCTGGTTCCGAGTGAACCTGGCCGATGTCGAGCTGCCCGACGGCCGGCACCTGGACCACTTCGTGATCCGGATGCGGCCGGTCGCCGTCGCGACCGCGGTCAACGGGGCCAACGAGGTGCTGCTGCTGTGGCGGCACCGCTTCATCACCGACAGCTGGGGCTGGGAGCTGCCCGCCGGCGTGGTCGAGGACGGCGAGGACATCGCCCGCGCCGCGGCCCGCGAGATGGAGGAGGAGTCGGGCTGGCGCCCCGGCCCGCTCCACCACCTGATGACCGTCGAACCCTCCAACGGCCTGACCGACGCCCGCCACCACCTCTACTGGGCGGACGGCGCCACCTACACCGGGCACCCCGAGGACGACTTCGAGTCCTCGCGCCGGGAGTGGGTCCCGCTCAAGCTGGTGCCCGACATGATCGCGCGGGGTGAGGTACCGGCCGCCAACATGGCGGCCGGTCTCCTCATGCTGCACCACCTGCGGCTCGGCTGA
- a CDS encoding 3-hydroxybutyryl-CoA dehydrogenase, whose translation MTDLPTDITRVGVVGCGQMGAGIAEVFARSGLEVKVAETTGEALEIGRTRLYNSLTKAAERGKISEEERDATLARLTFTTDLGEFADRDLVIEAVVENEQVKTEIFQVLDQVVTRPDAILASNTSSIPLVKLAVSTSRPDQVIGIHFFNPAPVQKLVELIPALTTGDQTVKRADALVRDVLGKHAIRAQDRSGFVVNALLIPYLLSAIRMFESGIASREDIDNGMEMGCAHPMGPLKLSDLIGLDTVASVADSMYAEFKEPLYAAPPLLQRMVDAGRLGRKTGSGFYPYG comes from the coding sequence GTGACTGACCTCCCTACCGACATCACCCGCGTCGGCGTAGTGGGCTGTGGCCAGATGGGCGCGGGCATCGCCGAGGTGTTCGCCCGCAGCGGCCTTGAGGTCAAGGTTGCCGAGACCACCGGCGAGGCCTTGGAGATCGGGCGCACCCGGCTGTACAACTCGCTGACCAAGGCCGCCGAACGCGGCAAGATCAGCGAGGAGGAGCGGGACGCGACCCTGGCCCGCCTGACGTTCACCACCGACCTCGGCGAGTTCGCCGACCGTGACCTCGTCATCGAGGCCGTCGTCGAGAACGAGCAGGTCAAGACCGAGATCTTCCAGGTGCTCGACCAGGTCGTCACGCGGCCTGACGCGATCCTCGCCTCGAACACCTCCTCCATCCCGCTCGTGAAGCTGGCCGTGTCGACCTCCCGCCCGGACCAGGTCATCGGCATCCACTTCTTCAACCCGGCGCCGGTGCAGAAGCTCGTCGAGCTGATCCCCGCGCTGACCACCGGCGACCAGACGGTCAAGCGTGCCGACGCGCTGGTGCGCGACGTGCTGGGCAAGCACGCGATCCGCGCCCAGGACCGCTCCGGCTTCGTGGTGAACGCGCTGCTCATCCCGTACCTGCTGTCCGCGATCCGGATGTTCGAGTCCGGCATCGCGAGCCGCGAGGACATCGACAACGGCATGGAGATGGGCTGCGCCCACCCGATGGGCCCGCTGAAGCTCTCGGACCTGATCGGCCTGGACACGGTCGCCTCGGTCGCCGACTCGATGTACGCCGAGTTCAAGGAGCCGCTGTACGCCGCTCCCCCGCTGCTCCAGCGGATGGTCGACGCGGGCCGCCTCGGCCGCAAGACGGGCTCGGGGTTCTACCCGTACGGGTGA
- a CDS encoding glycoside hydrolase family 10 protein yields the protein MTHMGRRGLLAGAAGALAGAVTAGAGGAGPAAAAGRPAAGPGGAAGADASGPGRPGAGGPAAGTAGAGAGGRAGGVTPEFRGMWIATVQNVDWPSRSGLSAARQRAELLSLLDTAVERRLNAVVLQVRPTADALWPSELEPWSQWLTGEQGRDPGWDPLATAVDEAHARGLELHAWFNPYRVANHTDPSRLVAGHPARRHPEWVVAYGGKLYYNPGLPEVRAFVQEAVLDAVARYPLDAVHWDDYFYPYPVAGESFDDDDAYREYGGDFASRAGWRRHNTDSLVRETSARIRELRPGTRFGISPFGIWRNKSADPRGSQTAGLSTYDDLYADSRRWVVERWVDYITPQLYWHIGNTAADYAELVPWWAKTVRGTGVDLYVGEALYRCAADSPTPAWRQPAELSRHLTLAARHPEVRGHVFFSAKQVAADANGAMARVVADHYPTAVPPR from the coding sequence GTGACGCACATGGGGCGCAGGGGTCTGCTGGCGGGCGCGGCCGGGGCGCTGGCCGGCGCGGTGACAGCGGGCGCGGGCGGCGCGGGACCGGCGGCCGCGGCGGGCCGGCCGGCCGCCGGACCGGGCGGAGCGGCCGGGGCGGACGCGTCCGGGCCCGGCAGGCCGGGAGCGGGCGGGCCGGCCGCCGGGACGGCCGGGGCGGGAGCGGGCGGACGGGCGGGCGGTGTCACGCCGGAGTTCCGCGGCATGTGGATCGCGACGGTGCAGAACGTGGACTGGCCCTCCAGGTCCGGCCTGAGCGCTGCCCGCCAGCGCGCCGAACTCCTGAGCCTGCTCGACACCGCGGTCGAGCGCCGCCTCAACGCCGTCGTGCTCCAGGTGCGCCCGACCGCCGACGCCCTGTGGCCCTCGGAGCTGGAGCCGTGGTCGCAGTGGCTGACCGGGGAGCAGGGCCGCGACCCGGGCTGGGACCCGCTGGCGACCGCGGTGGACGAGGCCCACGCGCGCGGGCTGGAGCTGCACGCCTGGTTCAACCCGTACCGGGTGGCGAACCACACCGACCCGTCCCGGCTGGTCGCCGGCCACCCGGCGCGCCGACATCCCGAGTGGGTCGTGGCCTACGGCGGCAAGCTCTACTACAACCCCGGCCTGCCGGAGGTCCGCGCCTTCGTCCAGGAGGCCGTGCTCGACGCGGTCGCCCGCTATCCGCTCGACGCCGTCCACTGGGACGACTACTTCTACCCGTACCCGGTGGCCGGCGAGAGCTTCGACGACGACGACGCCTACCGGGAGTACGGCGGCGACTTCGCGTCCCGGGCCGGCTGGCGGCGCCACAACACCGACAGCCTCGTGCGGGAGACGTCCGCGCGGATCCGGGAGCTGCGCCCCGGCACCCGCTTCGGGATCAGCCCGTTCGGGATCTGGCGGAACAAGTCCGCCGACCCGCGCGGCTCGCAGACCGCCGGGCTCAGCACGTACGACGACCTGTACGCGGACAGCCGCCGCTGGGTCGTCGAGCGCTGGGTCGACTACATCACCCCGCAGCTGTACTGGCACATCGGCAACACCGCGGCCGACTACGCCGAACTCGTACCGTGGTGGGCGAAGACGGTACGGGGCACCGGGGTGGACCTGTACGTCGGGGAGGCCCTGTACCGCTGCGCCGCCGACAGTCCCACGCCCGCCTGGCGGCAGCCCGCGGAGCTGTCCCGGCACCTGACGCTCGCCGCGCGCCATCCCGAGGTCCGCGGCCACGTGTTCTTCTCCGCGAAACAGGTGGCCGCGGATGCCAACGGTGCCATGGCCAGGGTCGTCGCCGACCACTACCCGACGGCGGTGCCGCCGCGCTGA
- a CDS encoding DUF1918 domain-containing protein: MRATEGDQLVQHGRVVGQHDKVGEITQVLGENGTPPYRVRFQDGHEAVMSPGPDCVVRHPAEPAH, from the coding sequence ATGCGCGCGACCGAGGGCGACCAGCTGGTGCAGCACGGCAGAGTCGTGGGACAGCACGACAAGGTGGGCGAGATCACCCAGGTGCTCGGCGAGAACGGCACCCCTCCCTACCGCGTCCGGTTCCAGGACGGCCACGAGGCAGTGATGTCTCCGGGCCCCGACTGCGTCGTACGGCATCCCGCCGAGCCCGCACACTGA
- a CDS encoding DMT family transporter: protein MRAQNSATPSQAIAVPAPGADRGPEDAHGHDDGVGGAGRGAVWAALGVAAFSLTFPSTAWGLESFGPWSLVALRALLGAAVAGAFLAARRVPVPARAHWPALAVVAGGVVLGFPLLTTLALRTSSTSHAAVVIGLLPLTTAVFAAFRNGTRPSRTFWAAAVAGAAVVLAFTLGPGGGSLAPGDGYLFAALLVCAAAYVEGGRLARVLPGWQVMGWALVLCVPLALAGAALALPHEPVRLSWHGVTGLVWVAAGSTFFGGYVWYRGIAEIGAARASQLQLAQPLLTLVWSVALLGERPTAAAPLTAVAVLVCIAVTQRA, encoded by the coding sequence ATGAGAGCACAGAATAGCGCTACCCCTTCACAGGCGATAGCGGTCCCGGCGCCAGGGGCCGACCGCGGCCCGGAGGACGCACACGGGCACGACGACGGCGTCGGCGGGGCCGGGCGGGGCGCGGTGTGGGCGGCGCTCGGCGTCGCCGCCTTCTCGCTGACCTTCCCGTCCACCGCCTGGGGCCTGGAGAGCTTCGGCCCGTGGTCGCTCGTCGCGCTGCGCGCCCTGCTCGGCGCCGCCGTCGCCGGCGCCTTCCTGGCCGCCCGCCGGGTCCCGGTCCCGGCCCGCGCGCACTGGCCGGCGCTGGCCGTGGTGGCCGGCGGGGTCGTGCTCGGCTTCCCGCTGCTGACGACCCTGGCGCTGCGCACGTCCAGTACCTCGCACGCGGCCGTGGTGATCGGCCTGCTGCCCCTGACCACCGCCGTCTTCGCGGCCTTCCGCAACGGCACCCGGCCCTCGCGCACGTTCTGGGCCGCGGCCGTCGCCGGCGCCGCGGTGGTGCTCGCCTTCACGCTCGGCCCCGGCGGGGGCTCCCTCGCGCCGGGCGACGGCTACCTCTTCGCGGCGCTGCTCGTCTGCGCCGCCGCGTACGTGGAGGGCGGCCGGCTGGCCCGGGTGCTGCCCGGCTGGCAGGTGATGGGCTGGGCGCTGGTGCTGTGCGTGCCGCTCGCGCTGGCTGGCGCCGCCCTCGCGCTGCCGCACGAGCCGGTCCGGCTCTCCTGGCACGGGGTGACCGGCCTGGTGTGGGTGGCCGCGGGCTCCACCTTCTTCGGCGGGTACGTCTGGTACCGCGGCATCGCCGAGATCGGGGCGGCCCGCGCGAGCCAGCTCCAGCTCGCCCAGCCGCTGCTCACCCTGGTGTGGTCGGTGGCCCTGCTGGGCGAGCGCCCCACCGCCGCGGCGCCGTTGACGGCCGTGGCGGTACTGGTCTGCATCGCCGTCACCCAACGGGCTTAA
- a CDS encoding aminotransferase-like domain-containing protein gives MNERSSVAELAESLRAELDRYSIGGKLPSSRALVERYRVSPVTVTRALARLAAEGLVVTRPGAGAFRAEPRTGPAVPGDTSWQEVTLSAEPAGESVPRSVDALGVLACLAVPPAGVIGLNSGYLHPSVQPERAMAAALARAGRRPGAWTRPPLEGLPELRDWFAREIGGQASAADVLVTAGGQSALTTALRALAPPGAPVLVESPTYPGMLAIARASGLRPVPVPADGDGVRTELLEAAFEATGARVFICQPLFQNPTGSVLSDVRRAEVMRIARAAGAFVVEDDYARHLGHDDAVPLPPPLAADDPDGVVVHIRSLTKATSPSLRVGALAARGPVLDRLRAIQVVDSFFVPRPLQEAALELVGSPAWPRHLRAVGAELRHRRDVLAHELRRHLPALSPARLPDGGYQFWSRLPDGADEAGYAAAALRGGVAVTSGRLFFSAEPPAPHLRLSFAGVSGAAELAEAVRRLADCGGLPGTETC, from the coding sequence ATGAACGAGCGTAGCAGTGTGGCGGAGTTGGCAGAATCCCTGCGAGCGGAGCTCGACCGCTACTCGATCGGTGGAAAGCTGCCGTCGAGCCGGGCGCTGGTCGAGCGCTACCGGGTGAGTCCGGTGACCGTGACCCGGGCGCTGGCCCGGCTCGCCGCCGAGGGGCTCGTCGTCACCCGGCCCGGCGCGGGCGCCTTCCGCGCCGAACCCCGCACCGGGCCGGCCGTACCCGGCGACACCTCCTGGCAGGAGGTCACCCTCAGCGCCGAGCCCGCCGGGGAGAGCGTGCCGCGCTCGGTCGACGCGCTCGGCGTGCTGGCCTGCCTGGCCGTGCCGCCGGCCGGGGTCATCGGGCTCAACAGCGGCTACCTGCACCCGTCCGTACAGCCCGAACGGGCCATGGCCGCCGCCCTCGCCCGGGCCGGCCGCCGCCCCGGCGCCTGGACCCGGCCGCCCCTGGAGGGCCTGCCCGAGCTGCGCGACTGGTTCGCCCGCGAGATCGGCGGCCAGGCCTCCGCCGCCGACGTCCTCGTCACGGCCGGCGGCCAGAGCGCCCTGACCACCGCCCTGCGCGCGCTAGCCCCGCCCGGCGCCCCCGTCCTGGTCGAGTCCCCGACCTACCCCGGCATGCTCGCCATCGCCCGCGCCTCCGGACTGCGCCCGGTGCCCGTGCCCGCCGACGGGGACGGCGTACGCACCGAACTCCTGGAGGCGGCCTTCGAGGCCACCGGCGCCCGCGTCTTCATCTGCCAGCCGCTCTTCCAGAACCCCACCGGATCGGTGCTCTCGGACGTCCGCCGCGCCGAGGTCATGCGGATCGCCCGGGCCGCCGGCGCCTTCGTCGTCGAGGACGACTACGCCCGCCACCTCGGCCACGACGACGCGGTGCCGCTGCCGCCGCCGCTGGCCGCCGACGACCCGGACGGGGTGGTCGTCCACATCCGCTCGCTCACCAAGGCCACCTCGCCCAGCCTGCGGGTGGGCGCGCTCGCCGCCCGCGGGCCGGTCCTGGACCGGCTGCGCGCGATCCAGGTCGTCGACAGCTTCTTCGTGCCGCGCCCGCTCCAGGAGGCCGCCCTGGAACTCGTCGGATCGCCCGCCTGGCCCCGCCACCTGCGGGCCGTCGGGGCCGAGCTGCGGCACCGGCGCGACGTGCTCGCCCACGAGCTGCGCCGGCACCTGCCCGCGCTGTCGCCCGCCCGGCTGCCCGACGGCGGCTACCAGTTCTGGTCCCGGCTGCCCGACGGCGCCGACGAGGCCGGGTACGCGGCGGCCGCGCTGCGCGGCGGGGTCGCGGTGACCTCCGGCCGCCTCTTCTTCAGCGCCGAACCCCCCGCCCCGCACCTGCGCCTGAGCTTCGCCGGGGTCTCCGGCGCCGCCGAACTCGCGGAGGCCGTGCGCCGCCTCGCGGACTGCGGCGGCCTGCCGGGTACGGAAACGTGTTGA
- a CDS encoding N-acetyltransferase, giving the protein MNDTADTLRITTLAERPELAGALWDMKDTWPEFVLHDPLGWLLYGRIVTELPDYVLVATDGDEIVARGFSLPFALNRPGRGELPDRGWDQIFLWAFSDLRHGVQPDTVSAIEITVAVGRQGAGLSGRMLAAMRDNARARGFAEIVAPVRPSHKHAEPGTSIHEYAARTRPDGLPQDPWLRVHVRAGGAIEKVAPASMTVSAGVADWRAWTGLPFDTRGPVEVPGALAPVHCEPELGYAVYVEPNVWVRHPLHRDSAAPR; this is encoded by the coding sequence ATGAACGACACTGCCGACACCCTGCGCATCACCACCCTCGCCGAGCGCCCCGAACTGGCCGGGGCCCTGTGGGACATGAAGGACACCTGGCCCGAGTTCGTGCTCCACGACCCGCTGGGCTGGCTGCTGTACGGCCGGATCGTCACGGAACTCCCCGACTACGTCCTCGTCGCCACCGACGGCGACGAGATCGTGGCCCGCGGCTTCAGCCTGCCCTTCGCCCTGAACCGCCCCGGCCGCGGCGAGCTCCCGGACCGCGGCTGGGACCAGATCTTCCTGTGGGCCTTCTCCGACCTGCGCCACGGCGTGCAGCCGGACACCGTCAGCGCCATCGAGATCACCGTGGCCGTCGGCCGCCAGGGCGCCGGGCTCTCCGGCCGGATGCTGGCCGCGATGCGCGACAACGCCCGCGCCCGCGGTTTCGCCGAGATCGTCGCCCCGGTCCGCCCCAGCCACAAGCACGCCGAACCCGGCACCTCCATCCACGAGTACGCCGCCCGCACCCGCCCGGACGGCCTGCCCCAGGACCCGTGGCTGCGGGTCCACGTCCGCGCGGGCGGCGCCATAGAGAAGGTCGCCCCTGCCTCGATGACCGTCTCGGCGGGCGTCGCCGACTGGCGCGCCTGGACCGGCCTGCCCTTCGACACCCGCGGCCCCGTCGAGGTCCCCGGCGCCCTCGCCCCGGTCCACTGCGAGCCGGAGCTCGGCTACGCGGTCTACGTGGAGCCGAACGTATGGGTCCGGCACCCGCTCCACCGGGACTCGGCCGCGCCCCGATAG
- the argC gene encoding N-acetyl-gamma-glutamyl-phosphate reductase: MVVRIAVAGASGYAGGELLRLLLAHPEVEIGALTGASNAGQRFGGLQPHLLPLADRVLEPTTAEVLAGHDVVFLALPHGQSAAVAAQLGDETLVVDMGADFRLKDAGDWETFYGSPHAGTWPYGLPELPGGRAALAGAKRVAVPGCYPTAVTLALLPAYADGLAEPEAVIVAATGTSGAGKALKPHLLGSEVMGSMSPYGVGGGHRHTPEMIQNLSPVAGSRVSVSFTPTLAPMPRGILATCSAKAVPGTTAESVRAAYEKAYADEPFVHLLPEGQWPATASVYGSNAVQVQVAYDESAGRIIAISAIDNLTKGTAGGAVQSMNIALGLDEACGLSTIGVAP; encoded by the coding sequence ATGGTGGTACGAATCGCGGTGGCCGGGGCGAGCGGATATGCGGGCGGTGAGCTGCTGCGCCTGCTGCTGGCCCACCCGGAGGTCGAGATCGGCGCCCTGACCGGGGCCTCCAACGCCGGCCAGCGGTTCGGCGGACTCCAGCCGCACCTGCTGCCGCTCGCGGACCGGGTGCTGGAGCCCACGACCGCCGAGGTCCTCGCCGGACACGACGTCGTCTTCCTGGCCCTCCCGCACGGCCAGTCCGCCGCGGTCGCCGCGCAGCTCGGGGACGAGACGCTCGTCGTCGACATGGGCGCCGACTTCCGGCTCAAGGACGCGGGCGACTGGGAGACGTTCTACGGCTCCCCGCACGCCGGCACCTGGCCGTACGGCCTCCCGGAGCTGCCCGGCGGCCGCGCCGCGCTGGCCGGAGCCAAGCGCGTCGCGGTCCCCGGCTGCTACCCCACCGCCGTCACCCTCGCCCTGCTCCCGGCGTACGCGGACGGCCTCGCCGAACCGGAGGCGGTGATCGTGGCCGCCACCGGCACGTCCGGGGCGGGCAAGGCGCTCAAGCCGCACCTCCTCGGCTCCGAGGTGATGGGCTCCATGAGCCCCTACGGGGTCGGCGGCGGCCACCGCCACACCCCCGAGATGATCCAGAACCTGTCCCCGGTGGCCGGCTCCCGGGTCTCGGTGTCCTTCACGCCGACCCTCGCGCCGATGCCGCGCGGCATCCTCGCGACTTGTTCCGCGAAGGCCGTCCCCGGCACCACCGCGGAGTCCGTGCGCGCCGCGTACGAGAAGGCCTACGCCGACGAACCGTTCGTGCACCTGCTGCCCGAGGGACAGTGGCCCGCCACGGCGTCCGTCTACGGTTCCAACGCCGTTCAGGTGCAGGTCGCGTACGACGAATCGGCGGGCCGGATCATCGCGATCAGCGCCATCGACAACCTGACCAAGGGCACCGCCGGCGGCGCGGTGCAGAGCATGAACATCGCCCTGGGCCTCGACGAGGCCTGCGGACTTTCCACGATCGGAGTCGCTCCGTGA